One Capsicum annuum cultivar UCD-10X-F1 chromosome 2, UCD10Xv1.1, whole genome shotgun sequence genomic window carries:
- the LOC107855763 gene encoding probable purine permease 11 isoform X1 codes for MGHLYLYFTTSLNKKKKTDSPTFKAYVTMEGAHEKLLHLSFEEAEGNEETNSRLQSSKFILWLQLFVFTFFVLGGQAAGTLLGRVYYDQGAKSRWIATLAQTAGFPILLPFLCYPSPKNHDDQQLSIDHQSSVLVRASVYIFLGLFQVANSMLFTVGVQYLPASTYSLISGSQLAFNALTSFLLNGQKITPIILNSVVLLSFSSSAIIFQDKTGDGGEISHKSLLIGFAATTLGSLGYALQFSLTELAFQKVFKSGTLKVVMKMSFNIGMLVTIASLTGLFASGNWRDLEKEMREYRTGKLSYVMNLVCTAIAWQLYAVGSVGLVFKASSLFSNVIINLGTTIVPIFAMIFLKDEMSGLKVFSLLLGLWGYASYIYQHYLDDLEAKASEVKSLAEEEGNF; via the exons ATGGGGCATCTATACTTATACTTCACAACTTcactaaataaaaagaagaaaacggATTCTCCAACATTTAAGGCGTACGTCACCATGGAAGGAGCTCATGAAAAGCTGCTGCATCTCTCTT TTGAAGAAGCAGAGGGAAATGAAGAAACCAACAGCAGGCTTCAATCAAGTAAATTCATATTATGGCTCCAATTATTTGTCTTCACATTTTTTGTCCTTGGTGGCCAAGCAGCTGGCACTCTGTTGGGCAGAGTATACTATGATCAAGGTGCCAAAAGCAGATGGATTGCTACATTGGCACAAACTGCTGGCTTTCCAATTCTCCTGCCTTTTCTTTGCTATCCTTCACCCAAAAATCACGATGATCAACAACTTAGCATTGATCACCAGTCTTCTGTACTTGTTCGCGCTTCGGTTTACATCTTCCTTGGCTTATTTCAAGTAGCAAACTCCATGTTGTTTACAGTTGGTGTGCAGTACCTTCCCGCCTCTACTTATTCCCTGATTTCCGGTTCTCAATTGGCGTTCAACGCTCTCACTTCCTTCCTCCTCAATGGACAAAAAATCACGCCAATTATCTTGAACTCCGTCGTGCTTCTCTCCTTTTCATCCTCTGCTATCATTTTCCAAGATAAGACGGGTGATGGCGGAGAAATATCTCATAAATCTCTGTTAATCGGATTTGCAGCTACAACTTTGGGGTCTCTAGGTTACGCCTTGCAGTTCTCGTTAACAGAACTCGcgttccaaaaggtcttcaaaAGTGGCACGTTAAAAGTTGTCATGAAAATGTCATTTAACATCGGTATGTTAGTGACAATTGCTTCGCTGACGGGGCTTTTCGCGAGCGGTAACTGGAGGGATTTGGAGAAGGAAATGAGGGAGTATCGAACGGGGAAATTGTCCTATGTTATGAACTTGGTTTGTACTGCTATTGCCTGGCAGTTATATGCTGTAGGTTCAGTTGGATTGGTTTTCAAGGCATCTTCATTGTTCTCAAATGTGATCATCAATTTGGGAACTACAATTGTGCCAATATTTGCAATGATATTCTTGAAAGATGAGATGAGTGGATTGAAGGTGTTTTCATTGTTATTGGGGTTATGGGGATATGCATCATATATCTATCAACATTATCTGGATGATTTAGAAGCAAAAGCAAGTGAAGTTAAATCCTTAGCTGAGGAGGAGGGTAATTTTTAA
- the LOC107855763 gene encoding probable purine permease 10 isoform X2, with protein sequence MEGAHEKLLHLSFEEAEGNEETNSRLQSSKFILWLQLFVFTFFVLGGQAAGTLLGRVYYDQGAKSRWIATLAQTAGFPILLPFLCYPSPKNHDDQQLSIDHQSSVLVRASVYIFLGLFQVANSMLFTVGVQYLPASTYSLISGSQLAFNALTSFLLNGQKITPIILNSVVLLSFSSSAIIFQDKTGDGGEISHKSLLIGFAATTLGSLGYALQFSLTELAFQKVFKSGTLKVVMKMSFNIGMLVTIASLTGLFASGNWRDLEKEMREYRTGKLSYVMNLVCTAIAWQLYAVGSVGLVFKASSLFSNVIINLGTTIVPIFAMIFLKDEMSGLKVFSLLLGLWGYASYIYQHYLDDLEAKASEVKSLAEEEGNF encoded by the exons ATGGAAGGAGCTCATGAAAAACTGCTACATCTCTCTT TTGAAGAAGCAGAGGGAAATGAAGAAACCAACAGCAGGCTTCAATCAAGTAAATTCATATTATGGCTCCAATTATTTGTCTTCACATTTTTTGTCCTTGGTGGCCAAGCAGCTGGCACTCTGTTGGGCAGAGTATACTATGATCAAGGTGCCAAAAGCAGATGGATTGCTACATTGGCACAAACTGCTGGCTTTCCAATTCTCCTGCCTTTTCTTTGCTATCCTTCACCCAAAAATCACGATGATCAACAACTTAGCATTGATCACCAGTCTTCTGTACTTGTTCGCGCTTCGGTTTACATCTTCCTTGGCTTATTTCAAGTAGCAAACTCCATGTTGTTTACAGTTGGTGTGCAGTACCTTCCCGCCTCTACTTATTCCCTGATTTCCGGTTCTCAATTGGCGTTCAACGCTCTCACTTCCTTCCTCCTCAATGGACAAAAAATCACGCCAATTATCTTGAACTCCGTCGTGCTTCTCTCCTTTTCATCCTCTGCTATCATTTTCCAAGATAAGACGGGTGATGGCGGAGAAATATCTCATAAATCTCTGTTAATCGGATTTGCAGCTACAACTTTGGGGTCTCTAGGTTACGCCTTGCAGTTCTCGTTAACAGAACTCGcgttccaaaaggtcttcaaaAGTGGCACGTTAAAAGTTGTCATGAAAATGTCATTTAACATCGGTATGTTAGTGACAATTGCTTCGCTGACGGGGCTTTTCGCGAGCGGTAACTGGAGGGATTTGGAGAAGGAAATGAGGGAGTATCGAACGGGGAAATTGTCCTATGTTATGAACTTGGTTTGTACTGCTATTGCCTGGCAGTTATATGCTGTAGGTTCAGTTGGATTGGTTTTCAAGGCATCTTCATTGTTCTCAAATGTGATCATCAATTTGGGAACTACAATTGTGCCAATATTTGCAATGATATTCTTGAAAGATGAGATGAGTGGATTGAAGGTGTTTTCATTGTTATTGGGGTTATGGGGATATGCATCATATATCTATCAACATTATCTGGATGATTTAGAAGCAAAAGCAAGTGAAGTTAAATCCTTAGCTGAGGAGGAGGGTAATTTTTAA